A single region of the Pontimicrobium sp. SW4 genome encodes:
- a CDS encoding FAD/NAD(P)-binding oxidoreductase, translating into MEHIVIIGNGISGVTAARHIRKGSNKKITIVSAESDYFFSRTALMYVYMGHMKFEHTQPYENWFWKKNRIDLKKAYVNRIDTKNNTLHFAEGDSLQYDKLIIATGSKPNKFGWPGQDLKGVQGLYSKQDLENLEIYAPNNKVCKHAVIAGGGLIGIELAEMLHSRHIPVTFLVRESSFWNGVLPAEESAMINKEILSNGIDLRLSSNLKEIKSDENGKVKSVIIKETGEEILCDVVGLTAGVSPNISFLKNSDLETGRGIKVNRYLETSIPNIYAIGDCAEQHEAIGNRRSIEAVWYAGRMMGETIAQTICGNRIEYKPGHWFNSAKFFDIEYQTYGWVWAQPKENEARFYWEHDSGKKCIHISFDKNTRELIGINTFGIRMRHDFFDKALTEKRTVEYVLEHLADANFDPEFYKLHEKEIVAKFNTENSTNIQLKKKSWKRIFSA; encoded by the coding sequence CGTACTGCACTTATGTATGTGTACATGGGGCACATGAAATTTGAACATACACAACCCTACGAAAATTGGTTTTGGAAAAAAAATCGCATCGATTTAAAAAAAGCTTATGTTAATCGCATAGATACAAAAAACAACACTTTACATTTTGCCGAAGGTGACTCTTTGCAATATGACAAACTCATTATTGCCACAGGAAGTAAACCAAACAAATTTGGTTGGCCAGGACAAGATTTGAAGGGCGTTCAAGGACTTTACAGCAAGCAAGATTTAGAAAACCTTGAAATCTATGCACCAAATAACAAAGTATGTAAACACGCTGTCATTGCTGGTGGTGGACTTATTGGTATTGAACTTGCTGAAATGCTACATTCTCGTCATATTCCTGTAACTTTTTTGGTTCGTGAAAGTAGTTTCTGGAATGGTGTTTTACCTGCTGAAGAAAGTGCTATGATTAACAAAGAAATCCTTAGCAATGGTATTGATTTGAGACTGTCTTCAAATTTAAAAGAAATCAAATCTGATGAAAACGGAAAAGTGAAATCTGTTATTATTAAAGAAACTGGCGAAGAGATTCTATGCGATGTTGTTGGACTAACAGCTGGAGTTTCTCCTAATATTTCCTTTTTAAAAAATTCAGATTTAGAAACTGGAAGAGGTATTAAAGTAAATCGTTATTTAGAAACGAGCATTCCAAACATTTATGCTATTGGCGATTGTGCCGAACAACATGAAGCCATTGGAAATCGCAGATCAATTGAAGCGGTTTGGTATGCAGGACGTATGATGGGAGAAACAATAGCGCAAACCATTTGTGGTAACCGGATTGAATATAAACCTGGACATTGGTTCAATTCAGCTAAGTTTTTTGATATTGAATATCAAACTTATGGCTGGGTCTGGGCGCAACCTAAAGAGAATGAAGCGCGCTTTTATTGGGAACACGATAGTGGTAAAAAATGTATTCATATAAGTTTTGATAAAAACACTCGCGAACTTATTGGTATTAACACTTTTGGAATTAGAATGCGTCATGATTTTTTTGATAAGGCACTTACAGAAAAACGAACCGTTGAATATGTCTTAGAACATTTAGCTGATGCTAATTTTGATCCTGAGTTTTATAAACTCCATGAAAAAGAAATCGTGGCAAAATTCAATACTGAAAATAGCACCAATATTCAACTGAAAAAGAAAAGCTGGAAACGTATTTTCAGTGCTTAA
- a CDS encoding 4Fe-4S dicluster domain-containing protein — protein sequence MKQIQNIGLSLFLIGLAIFTSLIFFGSYEVTPKVLENLVNNKGIKSELFINNMNSQVIGKEFSNPFSFSTEITSVLESANETHKQNSEWDKVIWDKPHSLTYEIAKQSGSGLVKNNQWLFWWLTFGLGIIGALMYIIPNVVVKGPPGIKNNGIWFNAATNRGWIGWFVFIFLVGFYLLLYFRPDYIVNWTYIVDPISESLSGNLASQWFLYGFLYCTVMTVMAVRMYIKYRHNRYQILRTTSVLFFQIVFAFLIPEILVRFEKPWYDFKNAFPLDYDFFFSWNLDQLIASGGLGLFILIWGIVLTLIIVPVMVYFFGKRWYCSWVCGCGGLAETLGDPYRQLSDKSLKAWKLERWVVHGVLVFALVMTVFTLYSYFSGADTVLGIKTQTIQDIYGFLIGAIFAGVIGTGFYPIFGNRVWCRFGCPLAAYLGIVQRFKSRFRITTNGGQCISCGNCSTYCEQGIDVRAYAQKGENIVRASCVGCGICSAVCPRGVLKLENGPEKGRINPTEILLGNDVDLMDLVNQK from the coding sequence ATGAAACAAATACAAAACATAGGATTAAGTCTTTTTTTAATCGGTCTTGCTATATTCACTTCTCTCATCTTTTTTGGGAGCTATGAAGTCACTCCAAAGGTTCTGGAGAATCTAGTCAACAACAAAGGCATAAAAAGCGAACTTTTTATCAATAACATGAACAGTCAAGTTATTGGCAAGGAATTTAGTAATCCGTTTTCGTTTTCAACTGAAATTACATCAGTCTTAGAAAGTGCAAACGAAACACACAAGCAGAATAGTGAATGGGATAAAGTGATTTGGGACAAGCCTCATAGCTTAACTTATGAAATAGCAAAACAATCAGGAAGTGGTTTAGTTAAAAACAATCAATGGTTATTTTGGTGGCTCACCTTTGGATTAGGCATTATTGGCGCTTTGATGTATATCATTCCGAATGTGGTTGTAAAAGGACCACCTGGAATTAAAAACAATGGCATTTGGTTTAATGCTGCCACTAATAGAGGTTGGATTGGTTGGTTTGTATTTATCTTTTTGGTTGGCTTTTATTTGCTACTCTATTTCAGACCAGATTACATTGTCAATTGGACTTACATTGTCGATCCAATAAGTGAAAGTTTAAGTGGAAATTTAGCTAGTCAGTGGTTTTTATATGGCTTTTTGTACTGCACTGTTATGACTGTGATGGCAGTAAGAATGTATATAAAGTATCGCCATAACAGATACCAAATATTACGAACCACTTCAGTACTGTTCTTTCAAATTGTGTTTGCATTTTTAATTCCTGAAATTTTAGTGCGCTTTGAAAAACCTTGGTACGACTTTAAAAATGCCTTTCCTTTAGATTATGATTTCTTTTTTAGTTGGAATTTAGATCAGCTTATCGCAAGTGGTGGATTGGGATTATTTATTCTCATTTGGGGAATTGTCCTTACACTTATTATAGTTCCTGTGATGGTATATTTCTTTGGGAAACGATGGTACTGCTCTTGGGTTTGTGGTTGTGGTGGCTTAGCGGAAACACTCGGTGATCCTTACAGACAATTATCTGATAAATCTCTGAAAGCCTGGAAGCTAGAACGTTGGGTTGTTCATGGTGTTTTGGTATTTGCGTTAGTGATGACAGTATTTACGCTTTACTCCTATTTTTCTGGAGCTGATACTGTTTTAGGAATTAAAACACAGACTATACAAGATATTTATGGCTTTTTAATTGGAGCCATTTTCGCTGGTGTAATTGGCACAGGCTTTTATCCAATTTTTGGAAATCGTGTGTGGTGCCGCTTTGGTTGTCCATTAGCAGCTTACTTAGGCATTGTGCAACGCTTCAAATCTCGATTCAGAATTACGACTAATGGCGGACAATGTATCTCATGTGGTAATTGTTCTACCTATTGCGAACAAGGTATTGATGTAAGAGCTTATGCGCAAAAAGGAGAAAATATTGTACGAGCTAGTTGTGTTGGATGCGGCATATGTTCTGCAGTTTGCCCAAGAGGTGTTTTAAAATTAGAAAATGGACCTGAAAAAGGCCGTATCAATCCTACAGAAATCCTTCTTGGTAATGATGTGGATTTGATGGATCTAGTGAATCAAAAATAA